aatgctgGTCAGCCGTATAGTCCTTGTTTTTAGAGTTCAGAGCCTTTGAACATCCTGTATCATGGCTGTTACACTCTTTAGTTAATAGAGTGGGTCACCTTCAAACGTTGCCATCTCAATAGGCTTTTACTGTTTTCaaccctatttttttaaaacttattttgagagggaggggcagagagagagaatcccaagcaggctctgcactgtcagcgcagagcccgaagaggggcttgaactcctgaaccacaacatcatgagccaagctgaaatcaagagttggacgcttaactgagccacccaggagtccctgcaACCCTAGTTTAAATTGCAATGTTTCCTTTCTACTGGTCTTTCCAATCCTGGTGTGTGTGGGTTTGCTGTCTTCCTTCAGTTCCAGGAGTACTGGGATTTTCATGTCCTGTTCTTCAAAAAATACCTAGTACATGGTAGGCATACATGTATTGATGTAAGTAAACTGAATGTTTCCATGTCCACATATTTTCCTTGGTTGAGCTGTGTTTGCTATTGAAGACATAAAACATCTTCTGgatatactttatttctttaggtCTCTGGAACCAGAAGTTCAGTATAAAAtgcttttcatatttataatgaatggaaatgttctgaatgttaAGAATGTTTCTAAATATGTTAAGTGTGTTATGGAAAATACTGCGAATAAACTCAAATGAATTCCAAAGATAATTTAACAGTCATAATACTCCTTTATTAGTACCAGCTTTTCAACTAAATTGGTTTTTGCCATAGCTAaacaatttaatataaaaaaaatgctttttgttcatacagtatttataaaaAAGTACATAGTGGTTAGTTTTGCAATTTGCTTTTAGCCAGATGTATCATATAAATCTATGAATGTAACAAATGAGATAAGAACAGTATAAATAAGTTTTTGTAGTATTTACACTTATACAGGAACTAGCCCAAATGGTGTTCTAAGAAATTAAGTTCGCAGTTAAAGTGAAACTACTGATTCAGCATACTGATGACTGactttaatgctttttttaagtttatattatttCCTATACTAGGTTTTTACTATAATTTTGCATAGAATTACTTATAAAGTATGTTTTTGCATTTCACATCACAGTAGGAGCTTTTAGTAtaacagtacaaaaaaaaaaaaaaaaaaaacccactagctCAGAAAAGGTCAGATCCTTCCAAATCTAGTTTTTCTTCACATCTGGCTTCTTACTCTTGGGCACAAGGAACACATTGCCATCTCTTGTTTGCTGCAGGGAGTATTCACTAGGAGAGTAAGGTTTTCCATCTTCATCACGTAACATGCTGAAGACTTCAAGATACAGGGTGCTAAGCTGTTTTTTCAGTAGATGCAGGCTTTTGTCATTCTCGCCCTTTTCTCtgagcaatttttctttttcgtCTTTCAAATGATCCAAATCTTGTTCCAGTTCCactatattttccagttttctttttctgcagttCTGAGCAGCCACTTTATTCTTACCCCGCCTGCGTATATCGCGAATTAATGCCAGTTGAGCTTCGTTGAATTGTTCCTTGGACATCATCTCATTGAAGTCATCAACAGGGAGGTTAATGATCTTTTCAACAGGGAATGGGATGTGGAGAGCTTTGGCCCTTAGCTCATCTCTTGTGAGATGAGCCTCCAAGCGGCTTGAATGTTTGTCTTTTGTGAATGGGGTTTTTCGATGACCGGGACTTACAGGCAATTCTTTCTTGGGTGTGTTTTCACACTGGGCATCACGCACTGGAGCACTGTGCCCTGGGGATGGTGACAGGGGTTGGACTGTATCTCCAGAAGACTGTACGGGTTGTGTTTTAGGACCATTCTGTTTGACACTCCCAGGGGCACTATCTATCTCTTCCATTTCAGAATCACTGAAGCCAAGCGGTGTGTCTCCATAGACAGAAGATTCCACTGAGTGTTCTGGTGATGCCAGGCCAGGACTCGTGTTCAGCGAAATGCCAGAGTCAGAGTCATTGAATTCCGTGCTTTCAGGGTGGTTTTGGTTGAAGGCTTTACAAAGTGATAGATCAGAAACATCAATGGGCCCATTAAGAAGTTCAGAGAGTGACTGGCTTAAAGTAGCCGAGGAGGGCATGCTATTGCTGCTACTAGGTTCTGCTATGAAAGCAGAATAAAATTCATCACCAAAATCAGTGTTTATTGTGGCATCTGAATTTAATGAGTTCACGGTCAACTGGCTGGAATCTTCTGTGGAGAGGATGCTGCTGAAGGAATCCTCAAAAGCACTGAGAAAATGTGGACTGCAGTTACCTACTTCCTTTTCCAGTGAGGGCATCGATGAGTAGAAATGATAATTGTTGTCAATTTCTGTCATTTTGGTTTCTGGACTTGGGACCGTGCTAGTCTCAACCAACTTGTCATTTTGAATATTAAGACACTgcacagaaaagaaatttttaccAAATGTAAgtcaagttaaatatttttaatagctgatAATCTGTATCTGATGGcacatatttttacttattttgaaagattttatttttaagtgatctctacacccaatgtggggcttggactcaaaACCCTAAGGtcgagagtcacacgctccagctccacagactgagccagccaggtgcccctgaatgcaAATGTTTTTAATAGCTGATAATCTATATTTGATGGTaaactctctccccaccctcattCTTCCCAAGGTCTTCTATAATTCAGATAATTCCTATTTCTAACAGATATTTATGTCTAagcatatgtattattttcacaGTTCTTAGATCAGACTTCAGGTTTACAACTTGATCTTTCCTCAAGACATCCAGTCCATTTAATTAACAAAAGCATACTTAAGTGAGCATGGGCAGCTCTCatgactaatttcatttatttaagtaatgtctacatccaatgtggggcttgaactcacgaccctgaggtcaagagtcacatgctcttctgactgaaccagccaggcgcccctctcgtgACTAATTTAAAAGCACCCTCCAATCCTTCCTAGAAGTAGGTGGCATATAAAGAGTAAgtggaataaataatttaaaggcaCTGAATATGAAAGTGTTTTTGGCACTTAACTGTTATTAGATCTTAGTTACCTGTAATTCTGGAATGGATAGTAGCTCCTCCCAAACTTGCTCAATGTCCTGCTGCATATTGTCTAAATCAGCAATGACTGACTGAGTGACAAGACTCTGAGGTGACTGAGCCTGATTAGGAGCAATGAAGACGGGGTTCTCGATTTGGCTGGGAATATCAGGAACAAGTGACTGAAACGCAGCTGAAGAAACCTAAAATTGACAAAGCATTTATCTGTGTGAGTCTGCCAGCAACAGTGGAGAAAGAAGTACATGCCGGGGCACCATCACAACACTTTAAACTGGAATTAGCCAACAGTTCTGTGGCCCCTATTTCTATATAATGAAACaaatcttccccccacccctgacaaAATAActccacatttattcatttactggcTTGTTTTAGCCTATGCATTTGAAGGTAAATTTCAAGGAAAGTGATACacttttggatttaatttgcatctccctgtATAATAGCTAGTATAGTGcttcaaacacaaaacaaacgAATTGTTAACTGAGCAAGTCTTGGTTTGTTACCCAGCTTGCTTTTTACTCAcccaaatttatttctaagtaccTGTACGTATCAAATGAGTTACCTGTTTTCATGGTTATGCAGATCCATGCTTCTGGCTATGCAAGGATAAGAGGATTTGGTCTTGCATGGTGTAgggaccttttctttctttctttttttttttttttgaattataacGTTATCTATAGGCTAAGATTTCTTTGACAAAATTTccccctaaacttttttttaattttttttttcaacgtttatttatttttgggacagagagagacagagcatgaacgggggaggggcagagagagagggagacacagaatcggaaacaggctccaggctctgagctgtcagcacagaacccaacgcggggctcgaactcccggaccacgagatcgtgacctggctgaagtcagacgcttaaccgactgcgccacccaggcgcccctaaaatacttCTTTAATGAAGGCACACTCATAGGATGTATAAGATATAGTTGGGGTGTTTTGCTGTTAACCAAATGTTGTACCTCATTGTCATCTACAAATGGGAATGTCTCTGCCAAAAGCTGCATGCAGTCATCGAAGTACAGAGCATCTGGTTTGGGAATGTGGGCAacctggagaaaaaggaaacacatagaagaagagaaatattgtTCAGTGTCCTACAATGATTACGATTTGGTTAATCAAATGTCTCTCTTCTCCTGAAATCAGTTTAGTGTAGTATAGCACACAGAATCAAACAGACCAGactatctgggttcaaatcttggcttccCTGATTTCTTGTGTGCTCCGGGCAAGTTACTGAATCTCTGAGCTTCAACTGTCCATCTGGAAATAAAACGCTAGTACTCTTGTACTACAGTTTCTACTATGACTACTGCTGCTGCTCGCTCGATCCTTACAGGACGTTTCCACAGCTTCCAAAGCACTTTCATGTAATTTATGTCCTCTCAATCCTTACAACGACTCTGTGAGGAAAGTCAGGTTTTGAACTCCTCAGGAAGCTGGGGCTGGGAAGTTGACTTGATATGGtcatgaagacagtaaaaaggcAAATCTGGAACTCCAATGCAGATATTTTAAACTCACCGGTCAGTATCGGTTCCTTAAACCCTGCCACACAGTTTCCCAAGAACTGAGAATTCTATACCTGGGAGTAGTTGGCAGATCCACTGGTTTCTGATGGGATGTGTTGGGCAGGCTGAATTGGGAGGAATTCACCTGTCTCTTCATCTAGTTGTAACTGAGCAAAGAAGgctttctcttgctccttttgGAGTTgttcttgtctttccttttcaagttttttctgtttttccagctCATGTTCCTTCCGTCGTTGACTGAAGTCAAATACCTCTCGACTTACCCCGAGATCTATATCTTGCCTCCAAAGTATGTCAATCAAATCCATgtcctatgttaaaaaaaaaaaaaaaaaaaggaaagaccatggttaagatggtttttaaaatggcagatatcctaaaatttatattatgcctaaaattataatataatttatatattatattattgatGTTGCAGGATAGGGAAATTAGAAACAATCTGAATGGGAACACAGATCCAATGTTCTGGAAGGGCACAGTTAATTCCATTCAATGAAtctattcattaaaagaaaaaacaacctaaaaacaCAGCCATCCATTCTAATCACTTATTACTTGGATTATTAACGACTGGGTGATAGTAGAGGTCACTAAAGAGCAAAGTAACATGTTGCACACTACAGCTCTTGAATTAAAAGAAATCTCACACTTGTTTAGTGGAATATAGAAATTGGAGCAAACACTCCAAGCCACTGGTATTATGAGACATGGAAAACATGATCAAATATGTAGAATTTTTTCTAAACCTCAGCAAATATCCAGTTtacagagaaaaggggaaaaacccTGGTTAAATGTCAATCTAGCAGTTGCGAAATATCACCAATCTTTTGGTATTTCCTACACTGGATTACTTTCCCCCATCATTTCTTGCTACTCTAATCCCTGTGGCTCACTTATTAAAACAATTTCCTCTTGATTTGAGTTTTAGCTCCTGAGGTATGAACAAACTGGTAAAAAAAAGTCCTAGCTAATGGTAATCTTGTGACCCATGGGTAAAGCAAGAGGCTGGCCCTGGAAAAGGGGTAGTACCCACTAGTTTCACTTCTAAGAAATCACAGATAACcctcttaaacacacacacacacacacacacacacacacacacacacacacaggagaaaaaaaaaaaaaaaccatggttCCACAGAAGGATGGAAGGTACTGAAAGTTTAAGACATGGGGAGATCTTACAATGAAGGAATGGTTATTTTGATCTCTATAACAAAACTAGGCCTAGGTACCACGTCCAGATTTTCCTAACCACAAATATGTCAAAAGCAATTTTCTGACTTATAACTTTAGTTTTTGGAAAAGTCTTCACAGGTAGGAAATTTAAATCACTTTCCATTTAAGAAATCATCTatactgaaaataagaaaatgagactgAGACTGGAAAAATCAAGACATGGGGGGAAGGCAGTTGGGGCCTGAAAGCCAGTAGACACTATGCACAAACATCACATGTATTTTGGTTCTGATGATGGCTGGCAGCACAGGGTTGCCCAGTGTGTCTAGACTCTACTTTCTGCCTCCAAGGACAAAAATAACATGGCTGTTGCTTCACTGAGCAGTCAGGCTATTTTTACCCAACAAAGGAGGGGGCAGGCCACCCAGCCTAAAGGCAGCACAGCTACATGGACAGCAGAGGCTATGGCATTCGAGCCCTGGTGGTAGAATCTTAAATGCTGTGAAACCCTTCCTGACCATGGGGTTTATCAGTATTCTAGCCTTGAGCAGTGTTAAAGAGTCTACAGCAGAGTAGGTATAATTATAACACCGTCTGTAGCTCTTTAGAACTGGCTAACGTGTATCTTTTTAAGCCAACGTTTATTAAAGGCTTTCTACATGCCAAACATTGTTcaaagtactttatatatatacaaattaatcTGCAAACAACCATATGAAGATAACATACATCCTAttttttacagataaaaagaCTGAGGTTTAGAAAGAAGGGATACTTCTAGGAAGTATACAGGGATATGTCCTGGGTAGTCTCAATCCTGGACTCATGCTTTTTTAACCACAagctacactaaaaaaaaatacaatctgatCACtggccagtggttcccaaaccgggcaggatataaaatccatTGTCGTATATATACTCTGCTTTAACATCTAGGGGATGTGAAAAAGTGGCCAGGTTACAGAAGGCTGGATTGAGCACATCACCTCAATTCGCTTTCCTGGCCACGACACAGAATAGCAACCACAGAGCATTTATTCATACATGGCTATCTCCACAGGGAACTCCCCACTAacacaaaacatgaaaataatttccattttaaaaatgatgtgttTCCATGCTAATGGACATGTTTATCCAAAGGTGTTGAACGAGAATGGTCCAAGGTATTAGagaaacctactttaaaattctaattagATTGGGCCATATCTTCTTAGTGAATTTAGAACAGTGGGGTATCCTATCTAGGCTTTCTCCAAGCTGGAGCTAAAGGAGCCAGGTATTAAGGAGGTGTTCGGTATATTCACACCCACTAAATGCTAGCACTAGAATTTAAAGGCATGCATGATCACACAGTCTCAGTTGAACTCCAGTTTCTCTCTATAATTATAAGACAGGCAGTACCTGTTCctagcgccccccccccaagaaaaacTGATGTGGACAGTGTGCTGAGCTCTTCAGAAGACGAATCAAAGAGAAACCCCAACACTTGCCCCTGCACCTAGGGGCCACTCTGACACATCCCTTCCTGAATTTCCCCAGAATGCCTACGCAGGGCCTTCTCCTTGTTAAGAGATCTCAGGATAAAAACCAACATCCAGCTTTGACTTTTTcataaaagaactgaaagaacGCTGAAGCAGTTCATGTTGCCAACACCTGCTCACAAATCAGACTATTCCAGAGGATCCCCAGAACCCAGCCCTATGGGCTGAAAGAAAATGTCTAATGTAATTTACTCTAAAATTAACAGAGGCAAGTACACCAAGAGTTCATACAAgtctattctttcctttctcccccttccttccccaccagaTGAGATGCTTGAATGGGTTCAGATGGTTTAGCTATAAATTTAGTATATAACTGTTCTGTCCCACTCCTGCCATACAGATGTTGGCTGATCAAGTGAGATGTGAAAGAAACCTCTCTATATGTAAAGTATATGCAAATGTTGCTATGCATGTTGACAGTGATGGTTCTAATACCTGCTGTAATATAAGCAAGATCAAACTCAAGGCCAATGAATAATAAAGAAGCTGTGGACCTAACTGTAGTGGGAGCCTGAAAAACATTCAGCAGGGAGGCTACTCGGTTCTTCCTCAGGGAGGGTCTGAAATTGACTCCCTGGCTTGTGCAACATgggttgaaaacaaaaacagtaagcTATACTTTTATGTAAGCATGGATAGCACATATATATCCATTCAACAGCCATTCAATTCCTGATATGACTACCCTTCAATGCACAGCcaaactaattcaatttcttaaaatttcccaTAACAGGATCAGAAAAGGGCACCTTAATGGATCCTCATccacaaacaggaaaaataaagcctGAATCGTTTGGATCAGCTCTTGAGCATCCCATTCTTCTCTGATCTGAAACAATGCTGGACCCTAGGGGGCAGAGCAGCTCCTACCACTCTAGCTTACTGTCTCCACCAGTAATGCCACCAAAAGATGTTACATGTGACAACATCTAATTGTTCTTAGTGCAGGCCGGGCAGCCTTCAGTGAGATCACAGGGGACAAAGCAGGTTTCAAAGTGTTCTCGGAGGTTttcctcagtattttttttaagtttattcattttgagagagagcacgcatgtatgcacatagaggaggggcagagaaagagggagagagagaatctcaagcaggttctgagctgtcagcgcatggggctcaatcccacaaaccatgagattgtgacctgagccaaaatcaagaattggatacacttaactgactgagccacccaggcacccctcctctgtatttaaagtttattattttttgaatttttaaaattgtatatatatttttttgagagagagagagagagagagagagagagagagagagagtgagagcatcaggtgaggggcagagggagacagaatcttaagcaggttccacacccagtgcagagcctgacactgggctctatctcatgatcctgggatcatgacctgagctgaaatcaagaggacactcaaccgactgagccacccaggcgccccttttaaagtttatttttattattatttttttaatgtttatttttgggaaagggagagacagagtgctagtgggagagggacagagagagacagacacacaaaatccaaagcaggctccaggctctgagctgtcagtacagaggctgacatggggcttgaactcacaagcagtaagatcatgacctga
This Lynx canadensis isolate LIC74 chromosome C1, mLynCan4.pri.v2, whole genome shotgun sequence DNA region includes the following protein-coding sequences:
- the NFE2L2 gene encoding nuclear factor erythroid 2-related factor 2 isoform X2, yielding MDLIDILWRQDIDLGVSREVFDFSQRRKEHELEKQKKLEKERQEQLQKEQEKAFFAQLQLDEETGEFLPIQPAQHIPSETSGSANYSQVAHIPKPDALYFDDCMQLLAETFPFVDDNEVSSAAFQSLVPDIPSQIENPVFIAPNQAQSPQSLVTQSVIADLDNMQQDIEQVWEELLSIPELQCLNIQNDKLVETSTVPSPETKMTEIDNNYHFYSSMPSLEKEVGNCSPHFLSAFEDSFSSILSTEDSSQLTVNSLNSDATINTDFGDEFYSAFIAEPSSSNSMPSSATLSQSLSELLNGPIDVSDLSLCKAFNQNHPESTEFNDSDSGISLNTSPGLASPEHSVESSVYGDTPLGFSDSEMEEIDSAPGSVKQNGPKTQPVQSSGDTVQPLSPSPGHSAPVRDAQCENTPKKELPVSPGHRKTPFTKDKHSSRLEAHLTRDELRAKALHIPFPVEKIINLPVDDFNEMMSKEQFNEAQLALIRDIRRRGKNKVAAQNCRKRKLENIVELEQDLDHLKDEKEKLLREKGENDKSLHLLKKQLSTLYLEVFSMLRDEDGKPYSPSEYSLQQTRDGNVFLVPKSKKPDVKKN
- the NFE2L2 gene encoding nuclear factor erythroid 2-related factor 2 isoform X1: MMDLELPPPGLPSQQDMDLIDILWRQDIDLGVSREVFDFSQRRKEHELEKQKKLEKERQEQLQKEQEKAFFAQLQLDEETGEFLPIQPAQHIPSETSGSANYSQVAHIPKPDALYFDDCMQLLAETFPFVDDNEVSSAAFQSLVPDIPSQIENPVFIAPNQAQSPQSLVTQSVIADLDNMQQDIEQVWEELLSIPELQCLNIQNDKLVETSTVPSPETKMTEIDNNYHFYSSMPSLEKEVGNCSPHFLSAFEDSFSSILSTEDSSQLTVNSLNSDATINTDFGDEFYSAFIAEPSSSNSMPSSATLSQSLSELLNGPIDVSDLSLCKAFNQNHPESTEFNDSDSGISLNTSPGLASPEHSVESSVYGDTPLGFSDSEMEEIDSAPGSVKQNGPKTQPVQSSGDTVQPLSPSPGHSAPVRDAQCENTPKKELPVSPGHRKTPFTKDKHSSRLEAHLTRDELRAKALHIPFPVEKIINLPVDDFNEMMSKEQFNEAQLALIRDIRRRGKNKVAAQNCRKRKLENIVELEQDLDHLKDEKEKLLREKGENDKSLHLLKKQLSTLYLEVFSMLRDEDGKPYSPSEYSLQQTRDGNVFLVPKSKKPDVKKN